In Streptomyces sp. NBC_00569, a single genomic region encodes these proteins:
- a CDS encoding MFS transporter — protein MTDRSSPSPPAPSGPSDPSEPAAGALTTAPPRRPLRQLLAASVGNAVEWYDWYAYTFLATYIAGQVFPKGSGNSLVPLLSTFAVFAVGFFMRPVGGLLMGAVADRHGRRAALTVTILLMGGSSLLVGLTPTYAAAGVLAPVVLVLARLLQGLSVGGEFAASTTFLVESAGPGRRGLFSSFQYVSTSAGQLAASGVAAALVSTLGDGQMDGWGWRVPFVLGALLSLVGFWIRRGAYETRSAEQRAAERPGLFDALRHHPRESLLICGITAGGTLAYYTWTSYLPTYAELNAGIDKADALVAGTIALAFFALLQPVGGMLSDRFGRKPLLLFFGLGFALLSVPLLRSLGSSFASLLLVQCAGMVLLTGFTSISAAVNAEVFPARVRAAGIGFPYSLTVAVFGGTAPYVGTLFKQTGHAGLFPWYVAALCLVSSVVYLRLPESAHKELDR, from the coding sequence ATGACAGATCGCTCGTCCCCCTCCCCGCCGGCCCCGTCCGGCCCCTCGGACCCGTCGGAACCGGCGGCCGGGGCCCTGACCACCGCTCCCCCGCGCCGCCCGCTGCGCCAGCTCCTCGCCGCCTCGGTCGGCAACGCCGTCGAGTGGTACGACTGGTACGCCTACACCTTTCTGGCCACATACATCGCGGGCCAGGTCTTCCCCAAAGGCTCGGGCAACTCCCTCGTGCCGCTGCTCTCCACGTTCGCGGTGTTCGCCGTGGGGTTCTTCATGCGGCCGGTCGGCGGACTCCTCATGGGCGCGGTCGCCGACCGGCACGGCCGCCGGGCCGCGCTGACCGTGACCATCCTCCTGATGGGCGGCAGCAGCCTGCTGGTCGGGCTCACCCCGACCTACGCGGCCGCGGGCGTCCTCGCGCCCGTCGTGCTCGTCCTCGCGCGCCTGCTCCAAGGCCTCTCCGTCGGGGGCGAGTTCGCGGCCTCGACCACCTTCCTCGTGGAGTCGGCGGGCCCGGGACGGCGCGGCCTGTTCTCGTCCTTCCAGTACGTCTCGACGTCCGCCGGGCAGCTCGCGGCGTCCGGAGTCGCGGCGGCGCTGGTGAGCACGCTCGGCGACGGGCAGATGGACGGCTGGGGCTGGCGCGTGCCGTTCGTGCTCGGCGCGCTCCTCAGCCTGGTCGGCTTCTGGATCCGGCGCGGCGCCTACGAGACGCGCAGCGCCGAGCAGCGCGCGGCCGAGCGGCCCGGACTCTTCGACGCCCTGCGCCATCACCCGCGCGAGTCGCTCCTGATCTGCGGCATCACCGCGGGCGGCACACTGGCCTACTACACGTGGACGTCCTATCTGCCCACGTACGCGGAGCTGAACGCGGGCATCGACAAGGCCGACGCCCTCGTCGCGGGCACCATCGCGCTCGCGTTCTTCGCCCTGCTCCAGCCGGTCGGCGGAATGCTCTCGGACCGGTTCGGGCGCAAGCCGCTGCTCCTCTTCTTCGGCCTGGGTTTCGCGCTGCTCAGTGTGCCGCTGCTGCGCTCGCTCGGCAGCTCGTTCGCCTCGCTGCTCCTGGTGCAGTGCGCGGGGATGGTGCTGCTCACCGGTTTCACCTCGATCTCGGCCGCGGTCAACGCCGAGGTGTTCCCCGCGCGGGTGCGCGCGGCGGGCATCGGCTTCCCGTACTCGCTGACCGTCGCCGTCTTCGGCGGGACGGCCCCCTATGTCGGCACCCTGTTCAAGCAGACCGGGCACGCCGGGCTCTTCCCCTGGTACGTCGCCGCGCTCTGCCTGGTGTCGTCCGTGGTCTACCTGCGGCTGCCGGAGAGCGCGCACAAGGAGCTCGACCGCTGA